A stretch of Gossypium hirsutum isolate 1008001.06 chromosome A06, Gossypium_hirsutum_v2.1, whole genome shotgun sequence DNA encodes these proteins:
- the LOC107894907 gene encoding non-specific lipid transfer protein GPI-anchored 6 — MMGSNIKHQTSTLSLIFLLMMPGFALSDVNQDKAECSNQLVGLAPCLPYVGGEAKTPTIDCCSGLKQVLDKSKKCLCVLIKDKDDPSLGLKINGTLAGTLPSTCRASASMTECISLLHLTPNSQEAKLFEGYQKLTEGHGSTPAATGNIYIYS; from the exons ATGATGGGTtcaaacatcaaacatcaaacatCGACACTCTCATTGATCTTTCTTCTTATGATGCCTGGTTTTGCCCTTTCTGATGTCAATCAAGACAAAGCAGAATGTTCTAATCAGCTAGTCGGGCTTGCTCCATGTCTCCCATACGTCGGCGGAGAGGCAAAAACACCCACCATAGATTGTTGCAGTGGGCTCAAACAGGTGCTGGATAAGAGCAAGAAATGCCTGTGTGTGTTGATTAAGGATAAAGACGACCCGAGCCTCGGCCTCAAGATCAACGGTACTCTTGCGGGAACTCTTCCTAGTACTTGTCGAGCCAGTGCTAGCATGACAGAATGTATAT CCCTCCTGCACTTGACACCCAACTCCCAGGAAGCAAAGTTATTTGAAGGATATCAAAAGCTGACAGAGGGGCATGGCAGCACTCCAGCTGCCAccggtaatatatatatatattcatga